A single window of Trueperaceae bacterium DNA harbors:
- a CDS encoding VTT domain-containing protein, producing the protein MTARRARLLGVWAVLLALAWGGAWWSGLGPAGASAGGLEALATGRWVVPGVLAAYLVRGVLLFPSTVLTLFAGWALGPWLGAAVAWAGVLGSAGVAYALARFVRGDPTDRPAGGRLARWRASLHRNAFRATLFARLASLPGDAVNVVAGAARAPFGPFVAATALGGAPGLLAVVWAGAALEGTFAWREAQVDARWFLASGAMLSVGLGASWVARRGSGGAGVEGVAQPVAEQVHGEHQE; encoded by the coding sequence GTGACCGCCCGCCGCGCGCGCCTGCTGGGCGTCTGGGCGGTCCTCCTGGCCCTCGCGTGGGGGGGCGCCTGGTGGTCGGGCTTGGGCCCGGCCGGCGCCAGCGCCGGCGGCCTCGAGGCGCTCGCGACCGGCCGCTGGGTCGTGCCCGGCGTCCTCGCGGCCTACCTGGTGCGGGGCGTGCTGTTGTTCCCCTCGACCGTCCTGACGCTGTTCGCCGGGTGGGCGCTCGGGCCGTGGCTGGGGGCGGCCGTCGCCTGGGCGGGGGTGTTGGGGTCGGCGGGGGTGGCGTACGCCCTGGCGCGCTTCGTGCGCGGCGACCCGACCGACCGCCCCGCGGGGGGTCGGCTCGCGCGGTGGCGGGCGTCGCTGCACCGCAACGCCTTCCGGGCGACGCTGTTCGCGCGCCTGGCGTCGCTGCCGGGGGACGCGGTCAACGTCGTCGCGGGCGCCGCTCGCGCGCCGTTCGGACCGTTCGTCGCCGCCACCGCGCTGGGGGGCGCGCCGGGCCTGCTGGCGGTCGTGTGGGCGGGGGCGGCGCTCGAGGGCACCTTCGCGTGGCGCGAGGCGCAGGTCGACGCGCGGTGGTTCCTGGCCTCCGGCGCGATGCTGTCGGTGGGGCTGGGGGCGTCGTGGGTGGCGCGGCGCGGGTCAGGCGGCGCGGGGGTCGAGGGCGTCGCGCAACCAGTCGCCGAGCAGGTTCACGGCGAGCACCAGGAGTAG
- the surE gene encoding 5'/3'-nucleotidase SurE, with protein MRILVSNDDGVHSPGLHTLARVAQRFGDVRVVAPDVEQSAMSHAITVRRPLHYTETRIEGIEAYRVDGTPADCVALGAHHWDKVDLVLTGINLGLNIGHNIWHSGTVAAAKQASFLGIPAVAFSAPVDEAGAEPDFSALEPYVAQVIETFLAIPHLPLLNANFPLEPKGLRWTRMSVRHYEGLVIPGEDPMGRRHYWFAERPRERVEPDTDRWAIEQGYGSLTPLRLDLTDGDRFAEVLNERPDPGA; from the coding sequence ATGCGCATCCTGGTCAGCAACGACGACGGCGTCCACAGTCCCGGCCTCCACACCCTCGCGCGCGTCGCTCAGCGGTTCGGGGACGTCCGCGTCGTCGCGCCCGACGTCGAGCAGTCGGCGATGAGTCACGCGATCACGGTGCGGCGCCCGCTGCACTACACCGAGACCCGCATCGAGGGGATCGAGGCGTACCGCGTCGACGGCACCCCCGCCGACTGCGTCGCGCTCGGGGCGCACCATTGGGACAAGGTGGATCTGGTGCTCACCGGCATCAACCTGGGCCTCAACATCGGCCACAACATCTGGCACTCCGGTACGGTCGCCGCCGCCAAGCAGGCGTCGTTCCTCGGCATCCCCGCCGTCGCCTTCAGCGCGCCGGTCGACGAGGCCGGCGCGGAACCGGACTTCTCCGCCCTCGAGCCGTACGTCGCGCAGGTCATCGAGACGTTCCTGGCGATCCCGCACCTGCCGCTCCTGAACGCGAACTTCCCGCTCGAGCCCAAGGGGCTGCGCTGGACGCGGATGTCGGTCCGGCACTACGAGGGGCTCGTCATCCCCGGCGAGGACCCGATGGGGCGCCGCCACTACTGGTTCGCCGAACGCCCCCGCGAACGCGTCGAGCCGGACACCGACCGGTGGGCGATCGAGCAGGGGTACGGCTCGCTCACGCCGCTGCGCCTGGACCTCACCGACGGCGACCGCTTCGCGGAGGTCCTGAACGAGCGGCCCGACCCGGGGGCGTGA
- a CDS encoding ABC transporter permease — protein sequence MTTFLLRRTAQALFTVWVVATLVFALLHVAGDPAQILAPPDMNQIQVAELREALGLDEPIWVQYGVFLGNLLQGDLGISYYNGRPALELVLERLPATFELVLSALAIALVVGVPLGILAALSAGSRLDRALRFISVIGISAPTFWIGIMLILVFSVEWGLLPSSGRGGPINLVLPAVTLSLFSLAFFLRIVRSSFLEVLTQDFVRTARAKGLPRGVVNVKHALRNALIPFVTIAGLQFGQLLTSSVVTETIFAWPGMNRLVLQAMYRLDYPIILAFAIVVAVTFATINLVVDVVYGFVDPRVRHA from the coding sequence GTGACGACGTTCCTGCTGCGCCGCACGGCGCAGGCGCTCTTCACCGTCTGGGTCGTCGCGACCCTGGTGTTCGCGCTCCTGCACGTCGCGGGCGACCCGGCGCAGATCCTCGCGCCGCCCGACATGAACCAGATCCAGGTGGCGGAGCTGCGCGAAGCGCTCGGCCTGGACGAACCGATCTGGGTCCAGTACGGCGTGTTCCTCGGCAACCTCCTGCAGGGCGACCTGGGCATCAGCTACTACAACGGCCGCCCCGCCCTCGAGCTGGTCCTCGAGCGGCTCCCCGCGACCTTCGAGCTCGTCCTTTCGGCGCTCGCCATCGCGCTGGTCGTCGGCGTACCGCTCGGCATCCTCGCCGCCCTGTCCGCCGGCAGCCGCCTCGACCGGGCCCTGCGCTTCATCTCCGTCATCGGGATCAGCGCCCCGACGTTCTGGATCGGCATCATGCTGATCCTGGTGTTCAGCGTCGAATGGGGGCTGCTGCCCTCCTCGGGCCGCGGCGGCCCGATCAACCTGGTGCTGCCCGCCGTGACCCTCAGCCTGTTCAGCCTCGCGTTCTTCCTCCGCATCGTGCGGAGCAGCTTCCTCGAGGTCCTCACCCAGGACTTCGTACGCACCGCGCGCGCCAAGGGCCTGCCGCGAGGCGTGGTGAACGTCAAGCACGCCCTCCGCAACGCCCTGATCCCCTTCGTCACGATCGCCGGCCTGCAGTTCGGCCAACTGCTGACCAGCTCGGTCGTGACCGAAACGATCTTCGCGTGGCCCGGCATGAACCGCCTGGTACTCCAAGCGATGTACCGCCTCGACTACCCCATCATCCTCGCCTTCGCCATCGTCGTCGCCGTCACGTTCGCCACGATCAACCTCGTCGTGGACGTCGTCTACGGCTTCGTGGACCCGCGGGTGCGCCATGCCTGA
- a CDS encoding SGNH/GDSL hydrolase family protein, which translates to MRRALARSLLALLAILATPACAQTDGTDPAARDAILVLGDSVMAWNEAEGAAVADGLRDVLGVPVTSRAVPGATLLGPEKERIGAGYAPGPWAWVVVQGGANDLVERCGCGPCDATLDRLLAPDARSGVVADLVADVRRDGAGVVLWSYYDVPDRAPFPYGRCGDELAVMRQRFTRLAERDPRIVVVDGREAVDPRRPGDYDPDAVHPSPAGSRAIAKHLAAALRDTERGATAAGD; encoded by the coding sequence GTGAGGCGCGCGCTCGCGAGGTCCCTCCTCGCCCTCCTCGCGATCCTTGCGACGCCCGCCTGCGCCCAGACCGACGGCACCGACCCCGCTGCCCGGGACGCCATCCTGGTGCTCGGCGACAGCGTCATGGCCTGGAACGAGGCGGAGGGCGCCGCGGTCGCCGACGGCCTGCGCGACGTGCTCGGCGTGCCCGTCACCTCGCGCGCCGTGCCCGGCGCGACCCTCCTCGGCCCCGAGAAGGAACGCATCGGGGCCGGCTACGCCCCCGGCCCCTGGGCCTGGGTCGTCGTCCAGGGCGGCGCCAACGACCTCGTCGAGCGGTGCGGGTGCGGCCCCTGCGACGCGACCCTCGACCGCCTCCTCGCGCCCGACGCGCGCAGCGGCGTCGTCGCCGACCTCGTCGCCGACGTCCGCCGCGACGGCGCCGGCGTCGTCCTGTGGAGCTACTACGACGTGCCCGACCGCGCCCCCTTCCCGTACGGCCGGTGCGGCGACGAGCTCGCGGTGATGCGCCAACGCTTCACCCGGCTCGCCGAGCGCGACCCGCGCATCGTCGTCGTCGACGGTCGCGAGGCGGTCGACCCCAGGCGCCCCGGCGACTACGACCCGGACGCCGTACACCCGTCGCCTGCCGGCTCGCGCGCCATCGCCAAGCACCTCGCGGCCGCCCTCCGGGACACCGAGCGCGGCGCGACCGCCGCCGGCGACTGA
- the dnaK gene encoding molecular chaperone DnaK, translating into MGNAVGIDLGTTNSVIARMEGGEPTVLVNGEGARTTPSVVAFKDDQRLVGQVAKRQAVLNAQGTLFEIKRFMGRTWEEVASEVERAPYEVVKADDGGVRFKVGEELHSPEEISAMILRKLVADASDQLGEKITEAVITVPAYFNNAQREATQNAGKIAGLEVLRIVNEPTAAALAYGLDKKGSETVLVFDFGGGTFDVSVLEVGEGVFEVRSTHGDTHLGGSDFDYAIVDWLAEDFQKEYGVDLKKDKQALQRMIEAAEKAKIELSGLPETTISLPFIAMDPGSNAPLYLEKKLTRSTFEDLIAPLLKRLRKPVEDALSDADIAKGDVDEVILVGGSTRVPAVKDVVQEMLGKAPNQSVNPDEVVALGAAIQAGVLKGDVEDIVLLDVTPLSLGVETKGGVFTTLIERNTTVPVRKTETFTTADANQTGVEVHVLQGERSMARENKSLGKFKLDEIPPMPAGMPQIEITYDIDANGVLNVSAREKSTGKEASITIQNTTTLSEDEVDRMVQDAERHADEDAAFREVAEARNAADSMRTQAQKILDETESATDDQKQPLQSAIDDVAKAVDDPNVEKDRYEELTQTLAEALQTFQAATAPAEEEAETAAAEADEATSADDEDDVVDADFKPAG; encoded by the coding sequence ATGGGCAACGCCGTCGGCATCGACCTCGGAACCACGAACAGCGTCATCGCACGCATGGAGGGCGGCGAACCGACCGTCCTCGTCAACGGCGAGGGCGCGCGCACCACCCCGTCCGTCGTCGCCTTCAAGGACGACCAACGCCTCGTCGGCCAGGTCGCCAAACGCCAAGCCGTCCTCAACGCGCAGGGCACCCTCTTCGAGATCAAGCGCTTCATGGGCCGCACCTGGGAGGAGGTCGCCAGCGAGGTCGAACGCGCCCCCTACGAGGTCGTCAAGGCCGACGACGGCGGCGTCCGCTTCAAGGTCGGCGAAGAGCTCCACAGCCCCGAAGAGATCAGCGCCATGATCCTGCGCAAGCTCGTCGCCGACGCCAGCGACCAGCTGGGCGAGAAGATCACCGAAGCGGTCATCACCGTCCCCGCCTACTTCAACAACGCCCAGCGCGAAGCGACGCAGAACGCCGGCAAGATCGCCGGCCTCGAGGTCCTGCGCATCGTCAACGAACCCACCGCGGCGGCGCTCGCCTACGGCCTCGACAAGAAGGGCAGCGAGACCGTCCTCGTCTTCGACTTCGGCGGCGGGACCTTCGACGTCTCCGTCCTCGAGGTCGGCGAAGGGGTGTTCGAGGTGCGCTCCACGCACGGCGACACCCACCTCGGCGGGAGCGACTTCGACTACGCCATCGTCGACTGGCTCGCCGAGGACTTCCAGAAGGAGTACGGCGTCGACCTCAAGAAGGACAAGCAGGCGCTGCAACGCATGATCGAAGCGGCGGAGAAGGCCAAGATCGAACTCTCCGGCCTCCCCGAGACGACCATCAGCCTGCCGTTCATCGCGATGGACCCCGGCAGCAACGCCCCGCTCTACCTCGAGAAGAAGCTCACCCGCAGCACCTTCGAGGACCTCATCGCCCCGCTCCTGAAGCGCCTCCGCAAGCCGGTCGAGGACGCCCTCTCCGACGCCGACATCGCCAAGGGCGACGTCGACGAGGTCATCCTCGTCGGCGGCTCCACCCGCGTGCCCGCCGTCAAGGACGTCGTCCAGGAGATGCTCGGCAAGGCCCCCAACCAATCGGTCAACCCCGACGAGGTCGTCGCGCTCGGGGCCGCCATCCAGGCGGGCGTCCTCAAGGGTGACGTCGAGGACATCGTCCTCCTCGACGTCACGCCGCTCAGCCTCGGCGTCGAAACGAAGGGGGGCGTGTTCACCACCCTCATCGAGCGCAACACCACCGTCCCGGTCCGCAAGACCGAGACGTTCACCACCGCCGACGCCAACCAGACCGGCGTCGAGGTGCACGTCCTGCAGGGCGAACGCAGCATGGCGCGGGAGAACAAGTCGCTCGGCAAGTTCAAGCTCGACGAGATCCCCCCGATGCCGGCCGGCATGCCGCAGATCGAGATCACCTACGACATCGACGCCAACGGCGTTCTGAACGTCTCCGCCCGCGAGAAGTCCACCGGCAAGGAGGCCAGCATCACCATCCAGAACACCACCACCCTCAGCGAGGACGAGGTGGACCGGATGGTCCAGGACGCCGAACGCCACGCCGACGAGGACGCCGCGTTCCGCGAGGTGGCCGAGGCCCGCAACGCCGCGGACTCCATGCGCACCCAAGCGCAGAAGATCCTCGACGAGACCGAGAGCGCGACCGACGACCAGAAGCAGCCGCTCCAGAGCGCCATCGACGACGTCGCCAAGGCGGTCGACGACCCGAACGTCGAGAAGGACCGCTACGAGGAGCTGACGCAGACCCTCGCCGAGGCGCTGCAGACCTTCCAGGCGGCCACCGCCCCCGCCGAGGAGGAGGCGGAGACCGCCGCCGCCGAAGCGGACGAGGCGACCTCCGCGGACGACGAGGACGACGTCGTCGACGCCGACTTCAAGCCGGCCGGGTGA
- a CDS encoding ABC transporter permease has protein sequence MPERRARRWLRTIPWFSASLLALLILVALTAPWLTPHDPRQQDLLASFLPPVWTGAGEVTHPFGTDELGRDVLANILFGLRVSLLVGFGSVAISVLVGTPLGLWAGYRGGRIDSLLMRLVDVQLSLPIILVALGVLAVWGAGLWKVILVIGLVGWAEVARLVRGSVLAERSREYVTAAEALAAGVPRILFRHALPNVLNALLVLVSVMMPRFIILEATLSFLGLGVAIDTPSLGLAVSRGYEYLFSGSWWTSTLPGLALLLLVLAVNLLGDWLRDALDPRAA, from the coding sequence ATGCCTGAGCGCCGCGCCCGCCGCTGGTTGCGCACGATCCCCTGGTTCTCCGCGAGCCTGCTCGCACTGCTGATCCTCGTCGCGCTCACCGCACCGTGGCTCACGCCGCACGACCCCCGGCAGCAGGACCTGCTCGCGTCGTTCCTGCCGCCGGTCTGGACCGGGGCCGGGGAGGTCACCCACCCGTTCGGCACCGACGAACTCGGTCGCGACGTCCTCGCCAACATCCTGTTCGGGCTCCGCGTCAGCCTGCTCGTCGGCTTCGGCTCCGTCGCGATCTCGGTGCTCGTCGGCACGCCCCTGGGCCTCTGGGCCGGCTACCGCGGGGGGCGCATCGATTCGCTCCTCATGCGCCTCGTCGACGTCCAGCTGTCGCTCCCGATCATCCTCGTCGCGCTCGGCGTCCTGGCGGTCTGGGGGGCGGGCCTGTGGAAGGTGATCCTCGTCATCGGCCTCGTCGGTTGGGCGGAGGTCGCGCGCCTCGTGCGCGGCAGCGTCCTCGCCGAACGCTCCCGCGAGTACGTCACCGCCGCCGAAGCCCTCGCCGCCGGCGTCCCCCGGATCCTGTTCCGGCACGCCCTCCCCAACGTCCTCAACGCCCTGCTGGTGCTGGTGTCGGTGATGATGCCGCGCTTCATCATCCTCGAGGCGACGCTGTCCTTCCTCGGGCTGGGCGTGGCGATCGATACGCCGTCGTTGGGTCTGGCGGTCTCGCGCGGCTACGAGTACCTGTTCAGCGGGTCGTGGTGGACCAGCACCCTCCCCGGCCTCGCGCTCCTACTCCTGGTGCTCGCCGTGAACCTGCTCGGCGACTGGTTGCGCGACGCCCTCGACCCCCGCGCCGCCTGA
- a CDS encoding YciI family protein, protein MQYLILAYDAPDARDRRMQVRATHLENLQPLVDAGRVAIGGVMLAEDGETIRGSMLVVEAEGEDAVRALVDDDVYTKEGVWERVEITPFRRSV, encoded by the coding sequence ATGCAGTACCTCATCCTGGCCTACGACGCCCCCGACGCCCGCGACCGGCGCATGCAGGTCCGCGCCACCCACCTCGAGAACCTCCAACCGCTCGTCGACGCCGGCCGCGTCGCCATCGGCGGCGTGATGCTCGCCGAGGACGGCGAAACGATCCGCGGCTCGATGCTCGTCGTCGAAGCCGAGGGCGAGGACGCCGTCCGCGCCCTCGTCGACGACGACGTCTACACGAAGGAGGGGGTGTGGGAGCGCGTCGAGATCACGCCGTTTCGTCGGTCGGTATGA
- a CDS encoding nucleotide exchange factor GrpE: MNDEPRPDDAPAPEVEPAPDVEPVDAPSTPDAPAEAGAGEGGAAGDDETSILRNEIALVQAQLEQAQSDLEAERDRALRARAELDTVRRRAAGEEARARDAGFDAAVLPVMQVADDLRRALEAADQGDPADIVPGVRAVMEGLERELGKLGVERVGAVGETFDPDRHEALSSVPAGDDGAPGTIAQVFEAGYVRGDRLVRPARVVVYQD, encoded by the coding sequence GTGAACGACGAGCCCCGCCCCGACGACGCGCCGGCCCCCGAGGTCGAGCCCGCCCCCGACGTCGAGCCCGTCGACGCCCCGTCCACCCCCGATGCGCCGGCCGAGGCCGGCGCCGGGGAGGGCGGCGCGGCGGGCGACGACGAAACGTCGATCCTCCGCAACGAGATCGCCCTCGTCCAGGCGCAACTCGAGCAGGCGCAGAGCGACCTCGAAGCGGAACGCGACCGGGCGCTCCGCGCCCGCGCCGAGCTCGACACCGTCCGCCGCCGCGCCGCCGGCGAGGAGGCCCGCGCCCGCGACGCCGGCTTCGACGCCGCCGTCCTCCCGGTCATGCAGGTCGCCGACGACCTGCGCCGCGCGCTCGAGGCCGCCGACCAGGGCGACCCCGCCGACATCGTGCCCGGCGTCCGCGCGGTGATGGAGGGGCTGGAGCGCGAACTCGGCAAGCTCGGCGTCGAACGCGTCGGCGCGGTCGGCGAGACCTTCGATCCCGACCGGCACGAGGCGCTCTCCAGCGTCCCGGCCGGCGACGACGGCGCGCCCGGCACCATCGCGCAGGTGTTCGAGGCCGGCTACGTGCGCGGCGACCGGTTGGTCCGCCCCGCCCGCGTCGTCGTCTACCAGGACTGA
- a CDS encoding ABC transporter substrate-binding protein, with protein sequence MFRRFAGLLVAATLTLGLVHAQDELVIAFQGGAATLDPMMRNETTTISWQRHIFDNVTAFDRDGNVVPGIATSWENVDPTTWHFEIRQGVTFHDGTPMTAEDVAFSIDRAATHPMSEMRGGLSTYEAATALDVDTVEVTTTAPDPLMPANLDYVRVVPQALIEEVGEEAFAENPVGTGPYVFQDWLAEDYLELDANPDYWGGTPAYEDVRLTAIPNGATRVAALLSGEVDMAVTVLPQDVPRVEASSDAYVSQEPGLRVIYLALDDVREDTPGMSEPNPFLDVRVRQAVFHAIDMDTIADRIMSGASTPASQFLAPFNEGYVEDLERPAYDPERARDLLAEAGYEDGFTVRLDAPNDRYLNDALIAQAVGGQLGEVGIDVEVNAVPRAVFFPEHFNNGNSTMAISGWASNNTGATLNGIFHCWDEEAGLGRFNPFWYCNEEIDAMIADAITIFDAEERAAAFGAIIEKSQTEDVAYVPLHYQNQVVAVAEGLAFQARGDGYVFATDVTPAD encoded by the coding sequence ATGTTCCGACGCTTCGCAGGTCTCCTCGTCGCCGCCACGCTGACCCTCGGTCTCGTGCACGCGCAGGACGAGCTCGTCATCGCCTTCCAGGGCGGCGCCGCCACCCTCGACCCGATGATGCGCAACGAGACCACCACCATCTCCTGGCAGCGCCACATCTTCGACAACGTCACCGCCTTCGACCGCGACGGGAACGTCGTGCCCGGCATCGCCACGAGCTGGGAGAACGTCGACCCGACCACCTGGCACTTCGAGATCCGGCAGGGGGTGACGTTCCACGACGGCACCCCCATGACCGCGGAGGACGTCGCGTTCAGCATCGACCGCGCCGCGACGCACCCGATGAGCGAGATGCGCGGGGGGCTCAGCACCTACGAAGCGGCGACCGCCCTCGACGTCGACACGGTGGAGGTCACGACGACCGCCCCCGACCCGCTCATGCCCGCCAACCTCGATTACGTCCGGGTCGTTCCGCAGGCCCTGATCGAAGAGGTCGGCGAGGAGGCGTTCGCGGAGAACCCGGTCGGCACGGGACCGTACGTCTTCCAGGACTGGTTGGCCGAGGACTACCTCGAGCTCGACGCGAACCCCGACTACTGGGGCGGCACGCCCGCCTACGAGGACGTCCGCCTGACCGCCATTCCCAACGGCGCCACCCGCGTCGCGGCGCTGTTGTCCGGCGAGGTCGACATGGCCGTCACCGTTCTCCCGCAGGACGTCCCCCGCGTCGAAGCGTCGAGCGACGCGTACGTCAGCCAGGAGCCCGGGCTGCGCGTAATCTACCTGGCGCTGGACGACGTCCGCGAGGACACGCCCGGCATGAGCGAACCCAACCCCTTCCTCGACGTGCGCGTCCGCCAAGCGGTGTTCCACGCGATCGACATGGACACGATCGCCGACCGCATCATGAGCGGCGCCTCCACCCCCGCCTCGCAGTTCCTCGCGCCCTTCAACGAGGGCTACGTCGAGGACCTCGAGCGGCCCGCCTACGACCCCGAACGCGCCCGCGACCTGCTCGCGGAGGCCGGCTACGAGGACGGCTTCACGGTGCGCCTCGACGCCCCCAACGACCGCTACCTCAACGACGCCCTGATCGCGCAGGCGGTCGGCGGCCAGCTCGGCGAGGTCGGCATCGACGTCGAGGTGAACGCGGTCCCGCGCGCGGTGTTCTTCCCCGAGCACTTCAACAACGGCAACTCGACGATGGCGATCAGCGGCTGGGCGTCCAACAACACCGGCGCGACCCTGAACGGCATCTTCCACTGCTGGGACGAAGAGGCCGGCCTCGGCCGCTTCAACCCGTTCTGGTACTGCAACGAGGAGATCGACGCGATGATCGCCGACGCGATCACCATCTTCGACGCCGAAGAACGCGCCGCGGCGTTCGGCGCCATCATCGAGAAGAGCCAGACCGAGGACGTTGCCTACGTCCCGCTGCACTACCAGAACCAGGTGGTCGCGGTGGCCGAAGGCCTCGCCTTCCAGGCGCGCGGCGACGGCTACGTCTTCGCGACCGACGTCACCCCGGCCGACTGA
- a CDS encoding DnaJ domain-containing protein: protein MADFKDYYDVLGVARDASQDDIKRAYRKAAAKHHPDRNPDDPAAEDRFKEVNEAYTALSDPEKRKVYDTYGRTGQVPPQGGGFAGGPGGGQVWTQVDPDTAAGFSDFFQSLFGSASGMGGFRSGTVGGDPFADLRGARSAAPAPAEGDLALDLHRAYHGGDVAITVGGRRVSVTVPAGVRPGTTLRLRGQAPRGGDLHLKVRVRPSGGLRLDGDDVRTTVAVPDHLAALGGTVEVPTLAGPAEVTIPPGSSGGRVLRLRGQGWPTKGGGRGDQRVHLRVTVPATLDDAQREAYRTLAAHGDDAAQIDDPAESDAA from the coding sequence GTGGCCGACTTCAAGGACTACTACGACGTGCTCGGCGTCGCGCGCGACGCCAGCCAGGACGACATCAAGCGCGCCTACCGCAAGGCGGCCGCGAAACACCACCCCGACCGCAACCCCGACGACCCTGCGGCGGAGGACCGCTTCAAGGAGGTCAACGAGGCGTACACCGCCCTGTCCGACCCCGAGAAGCGCAAGGTGTACGACACCTACGGCCGGACCGGCCAGGTCCCCCCGCAGGGCGGCGGCTTCGCCGGCGGTCCCGGCGGCGGGCAGGTGTGGACGCAGGTCGACCCCGACACCGCGGCCGGCTTCAGCGACTTCTTCCAGAGCCTCTTCGGAAGCGCGAGCGGCATGGGGGGCTTCCGCAGCGGAACGGTGGGCGGCGACCCGTTCGCCGACCTGCGCGGCGCCCGGAGCGCGGCGCCCGCCCCCGCCGAGGGCGACCTCGCCCTCGACCTGCACCGCGCCTACCACGGTGGCGACGTCGCCATCACCGTCGGCGGTCGCCGCGTGAGCGTCACCGTCCCCGCCGGCGTGCGTCCCGGCACCACCCTCCGCCTCCGCGGGCAGGCGCCCCGCGGCGGCGATCTGCACCTCAAGGTCCGCGTGCGTCCCTCCGGCGGCCTCCGCCTCGACGGCGACGACGTCCGCACCACCGTCGCCGTCCCCGACCACCTCGCGGCGCTCGGGGGGACGGTCGAGGTCCCGACCCTCGCCGGCCCCGCCGAGGTGACGATCCCCCCCGGCAGCTCCGGCGGGCGCGTCCTTCGGCTCCGCGGGCAAGGGTGGCCGACGAAGGGCGGCGGGCGCGGCGACCAACGCGTGCACCTCCGCGTCACGGTGCCCGCCACCCTCGACGACGCCCAACGCGAGGCCTACCGCACCCTCGCCGCCCACGGCGACGACGCCGCCCAGATCGACGACCCCGCGGAAAGCGACGCCGCGTGA
- a CDS encoding 2-dehydropantoate 2-reductase, with product MRWLIVGAGGIGLVYGTRLVAIGESVTFVARGAHLEAMRAHGAAVAHPTFAFEGPVDAVDVATLRSDRDPGAFDAVLVALKAYQVRDVLQEVGPWLARGDAPVVSLQNGVDAEAWIADGVGGARTLGGVAAGVGAHVVAPGRVEARGEARLVLGPWPDGRRGEADPYEAQALADAFERAGVPATSTQRIEAELWRKWMTTVALNPLSAWVDRDPRALIEAPEYAPVVEAIVREVHALGLASGVPLDAGDVDATLASIRALEAVPTSMQVDRARGRPLEVAATSGAVRARAAERGVPVPTTAWVDAGLRGEADVVVG from the coding sequence ATGCGTTGGCTCATCGTGGGGGCGGGGGGGATCGGCTTGGTCTACGGCACGCGCCTCGTGGCGATCGGCGAGTCGGTGACGTTCGTGGCGCGCGGTGCGCATCTCGAGGCGATGCGCGCGCACGGTGCGGCGGTCGCGCACCCGACCTTTGCCTTCGAGGGGCCCGTCGACGCGGTCGACGTCGCGACGCTTCGCTCGGACCGCGACCCGGGGGCGTTCGACGCGGTCCTGGTGGCGCTCAAGGCGTACCAGGTGCGCGACGTGCTCCAGGAGGTGGGGCCCTGGTTGGCGCGCGGCGACGCGCCGGTCGTGTCGCTGCAGAACGGTGTGGACGCCGAGGCGTGGATCGCCGACGGGGTCGGCGGCGCCCGGACGCTCGGCGGGGTCGCGGCCGGCGTGGGGGCGCACGTCGTGGCGCCGGGGCGCGTCGAGGCGCGGGGGGAGGCGCGCCTCGTGCTGGGGCCGTGGCCGGACGGGCGTCGCGGCGAAGCGGACCCGTACGAGGCGCAGGCGCTCGCCGACGCGTTCGAGCGGGCGGGCGTGCCGGCGACGTCGACGCAGCGGATCGAGGCGGAGCTGTGGCGGAAGTGGATGACGACCGTCGCCCTGAACCCGCTGTCCGCCTGGGTCGACCGCGACCCGCGGGCGTTGATCGAGGCGCCGGAGTACGCGCCGGTGGTCGAGGCGATCGTGCGGGAGGTGCACGCCCTGGGCCTCGCGAGCGGCGTGCCGTTGGACGCAGGCGACGTCGACGCGACCCTGGCGTCGATCCGGGCGCTGGAGGCCGTGCCGACGTCGATGCAGGTCGATCGGGCGCGGGGACGCCCGCTGGAGGTGGCGGCGACGTCGGGGGCGGTGCGGGCGCGTGCGGCGGAACGGGGCGTGCCGGTCCCGACGACGGCGTGGGTGGATGCGGGGCTGCGGGGCGAGGCGGACGTCGTCGTCGGCTGA